A genome region from Nocardiopsis exhalans includes the following:
- a CDS encoding non-ribosomal peptide synthetase, whose translation MPDQLAFPRSDSLNGPGGTPPATVADMRAQICELTGLPSEEVGDDTDLLTLGMDSIFVIRMAALMRRYGVRVGYRDLAEAPTPAAWWALARQGSEQPGPTGPRPSADVDPDAPFPLAVMQHAFWVGRDPAQDLGGVAAHLYTELDAPGPDGVDPRRLEGAVRHLVRRHGMLRVVIGADGTQRITEEGHWPGLTVHDLRGLSDDETDARLAEIRSGLSHRIMDIGAGEVFDVQLTLLGSGATRLHVNLDMVAADAFSLRTLLADLLHHYELSEQPLPEISYGYPHYLADRAQVRHERREEARQWWLDRLDDLPGAPELPVRSDRGSTPTVTRRHRLLTTEEKQTLRERARARGLTPSIALATAFAEVVGAWSATDRFILNLPVFDREPLHEDVDRLIGDFSSSVMLDVDLSAPASFAERAHGLQDRLREASSHAEYTGVEVLRDMSRAAGGERVLAPVVYTSALDLGDLFSPQVRRVFGEPSWIISQGPQVWLDAQVTEFNGGVLVNWDARDSVFPPGLLDAMFDAFTALMDRLLTTDDAWSEQVPVELTADQSRARALVGAAGPGATAEPAPVTEPAPAPAADAQAVPLHERFFALARAEPGRTALMWGFDGSMTYGELSLRARRLACLLRERGVGPGDSVGVTLPKGPDQAVAVLGILATGAAYVPSGVEVPPARRAQVHRAAGAALVVTDEATAAGEGPEGLSAVTVADSADHEPLPDPLPADPESVMYVIFTSGSTGVPKGVAVPHRAVANTVDGVQALFDVGPDDRTIALSALDFDLSAYDLFAFLACGGGVVVPDQAQRRDAAAWAGLVRHWDVTVLSCVPALLDMLIVAGAEDGLGDTLRLVMLGGDWVTVDLPSRLRALAPGCRFAGLGGMTEAAIHATVCEVGEVDPDWRAVPYGRPLPGVTCRVADSTGRHRPDWVPGELWVGGRGLAHGYRGDPERTAEKFVEYDGQRWYRTGDMARYLPDGTIEFLGRADHQVKIRGHRIELGEIESLLAQHPRVDRAIATVVEHASRQLAAAVVADEATEPAELRAWLAERVPGYMVPEHLVVLDAFPITSNGKTDRKALSRVLQERGGGGDAFEEPVGAVEHALARLWRDLLDAPRVGRDDGFFVLGGDSLLATRLMRRLGEAGLTGAELVDLFRRPVLKDFAALLAPGTAETRPELHADTERRHEPFPLTDVQRAFWIGRDERLPLGGVGSHFYLEFDGEDVDTDRLERAWNRLVNRHEMLRAVIGPDGTQRILPEVPEYRIAVTEAGDRPETALHRARQSRSHHVADTSAWPLFDIRAVRYKLGRQHRTRLLVGLDSIVMDGRSIMVLYSEWDRLHRDPDAELPPIGLSFRDYVLQAEPDPARRERAEAYWRERVGELPPAPGLPLAKDPASVHAPVFTRLPHRVDTDRWEALRNRAREHGLTPSVVLLACYTEVLARWSAERDLTVNLTLFDRRDVHPDIDRVVGDFASLLLVGHGSEPGEGFADTARRLQERQAQDLSHREASGVWILRELARRSGAASAAMPVVFTSVLGVGDDEVSLDLSEDFPDQIYGLTQTPQVWLDNKVASAGGGATVDWDAVDQLFPEGVLDAMFDDYVALVERLADADTDWSAPVPPLPPSWRELRDEAHEAARTVPASRPAAPAERTGDPDALTPVEHAVARIWADLLGVEGVGRDDGFFALGGDSILATRLMSRMRAEGLEGAELARLFTDPTLGGFAATVTRGEADHGPVLRADPERRHEPFPLTDVQAAYWLGRSEDFALGGIGAQLYNEYEWDSLDTDRLERAWNQLIARHEMLRAVVSPDGTQRILPEVPEYRISVTDAGDDLDAALEDVRERMCGHAIDAAAWPLFDIRVVRASDGRARVAVAFDNLVTDGLSILVLFSEWHRLYDDPDAALPPIGVSFRDYVLSAAPTPEALEGALAYWRGRMAQLPPGPRLPLRTTPESVGRPRFTRREARLDSLTWKAVREKAREHGLTPSVVLLACYTEVLGRWSAERDLTVNLTLFDRRDVHPDIDRVVGDFTSLLLVADRPEQGESRLGRARRLQEQVWRDLDHQDVSAVRVLRELAKEKAGPAEPVPVVFTSMLGVDDDLARSVRWPDLTRSQTPQVWLDHQVIELPDGLLLSWDSVDELFPEGTVEAMLEAYHRLLTELADADWDAPAPEGLPEPQRAVRARVNDTAGPDPRTVHSGLLHGGFFDQAERDPDRPALLWGEDGAMSYGELARWTLRIAALLADHGVRPGDPVAVSLPKGPSQVAALLGVLAAGGAYVPVAVDQPPVRRKRILATAGAAVLLHDGTAGPGGGDGDGLTRVDVAAADQYRCLDAPVPTLPDALAYVIFTSGSTGEPKGVEITHESAVNTLDDVLSRYGVTGRDRVLAVSAADFDLSVFDVFGLLAAGGGVALIEEEDRRDPQRWLELAHRHGVTVWNSVPAVLDMLLTAAESDPGLPKALRLALVSGDWVGVDLPGRLAEASSGHCRLIALGGATEASIWSNAFDTADLAPEWTSVPYGHPLRNQRFRVTDGQGRDRPDWVAGELWIGGTGVARGYRGDPELTAARFVERDGLRWYRTGDLGRYWPDGTLEFLGRQDGQVKIRGHRVELGEIEAAAAAHPAVARAVCVAVGDRDSKRLVAFVQPDGPAGATVLAELPGFLADRLPAHAVPDIVPVADLPLTDNGKVDRAQLVERAGPGRPPRAAEPPRTETEHALADVWGLVLGRAPAGRTDNFFTLGGDSLAATRLIQQADRAFGTTLRLRAFFADPTVAAMAEEIDHQRNSADDAEEGAL comes from the coding sequence ATGCCCGATCAGCTCGCCTTCCCCCGCTCCGACAGCCTCAACGGCCCGGGGGGTACTCCGCCCGCCACCGTCGCCGACATGCGGGCCCAGATCTGCGAACTGACCGGACTGCCCAGCGAGGAGGTCGGTGACGACACCGACCTGCTGACCCTCGGCATGGACTCGATCTTCGTCATCCGCATGGCCGCCCTCATGCGGCGCTACGGCGTCCGCGTCGGCTACCGTGACCTCGCCGAGGCCCCCACACCGGCCGCGTGGTGGGCCCTCGCCCGGCAGGGTTCTGAGCAGCCCGGCCCCACCGGCCCCCGGCCCTCGGCGGACGTCGACCCCGACGCCCCCTTCCCTCTGGCCGTCATGCAGCACGCCTTCTGGGTCGGCCGTGACCCGGCCCAGGACCTCGGCGGCGTGGCCGCGCACCTGTACACCGAGCTCGACGCCCCCGGTCCCGACGGCGTAGACCCCCGGCGCCTGGAGGGGGCCGTCCGGCACCTGGTCCGCAGACACGGCATGCTCCGGGTGGTGATCGGCGCCGACGGCACCCAGCGCATCACCGAGGAGGGCCACTGGCCCGGCCTGACCGTCCACGACCTGCGCGGCCTGTCCGACGACGAGACCGACGCGCGCTTGGCGGAGATCCGCTCCGGCCTGTCCCACCGGATCATGGACATCGGCGCCGGGGAGGTCTTCGACGTCCAGCTCACCCTCCTGGGATCCGGCGCCACCCGCCTGCACGTCAACCTCGACATGGTCGCCGCGGACGCCTTCAGCCTGCGCACCCTGCTCGCCGACCTCCTGCACCACTACGAGCTCTCCGAGCAGCCCCTCCCCGAGATCTCCTACGGCTACCCCCACTACCTCGCCGACCGCGCCCAGGTCCGGCACGAGCGCCGGGAAGAGGCCAGGCAGTGGTGGCTCGACCGCCTCGACGACCTGCCCGGCGCACCCGAGCTCCCCGTGCGCTCCGACCGGGGGAGCACGCCCACGGTCACCCGGCGCCACCGACTGCTCACCACCGAGGAGAAGCAGACCCTGCGCGAGCGTGCCCGCGCCCGGGGACTCACCCCCTCCATCGCTCTGGCCACCGCCTTCGCCGAGGTCGTCGGCGCCTGGAGCGCCACCGACCGCTTCATCCTCAACCTGCCGGTCTTCGACCGCGAACCGCTGCACGAGGACGTCGACCGCCTGATCGGCGACTTCTCCAGCTCCGTCATGCTCGACGTCGACCTGTCCGCGCCCGCCTCCTTCGCCGAGCGCGCCCACGGCCTCCAGGACCGGCTACGGGAGGCGTCGAGCCACGCCGAGTACACCGGCGTGGAGGTCCTGCGGGACATGAGCCGCGCCGCGGGGGGAGAACGCGTGCTCGCCCCCGTCGTCTACACCAGCGCGCTCGACCTGGGCGACCTGTTCAGCCCGCAGGTGCGGCGCGTCTTCGGGGAGCCGTCCTGGATCATCTCCCAGGGGCCCCAAGTGTGGCTGGACGCCCAGGTCACCGAGTTCAACGGAGGTGTCCTGGTCAACTGGGACGCACGCGACTCCGTCTTCCCGCCCGGCCTGCTGGACGCCATGTTCGACGCGTTCACCGCGTTGATGGACCGCCTCCTGACCACCGACGACGCCTGGAGCGAGCAGGTGCCGGTCGAACTGACCGCGGACCAGAGCCGCGCCCGCGCCCTGGTGGGGGCCGCCGGTCCCGGCGCCACCGCCGAACCCGCGCCCGTGACCGAGCCCGCTCCGGCTCCTGCCGCCGACGCACAGGCCGTGCCCCTGCACGAGCGGTTCTTCGCCCTGGCCCGGGCCGAACCGGGCCGCACCGCCCTGATGTGGGGCTTCGACGGCTCGATGACCTACGGGGAGCTCTCACTGCGCGCCCGCCGCCTGGCCTGCCTCCTGCGCGAGCGCGGGGTCGGCCCGGGCGACAGCGTCGGCGTTACCCTGCCCAAGGGCCCGGACCAGGCCGTCGCCGTGCTCGGCATCCTCGCCACCGGGGCCGCCTACGTGCCCTCGGGCGTGGAGGTACCGCCCGCCCGCCGTGCCCAGGTCCACCGCGCGGCGGGAGCCGCGCTCGTCGTCACCGACGAGGCGACCGCCGCCGGGGAGGGGCCCGAGGGCCTGTCGGCGGTGACCGTGGCCGACTCCGCGGACCACGAACCGCTGCCGGACCCGCTCCCCGCCGACCCCGAGTCCGTCATGTACGTGATCTTCACGTCCGGCTCCACGGGCGTTCCCAAGGGCGTGGCGGTCCCGCACCGGGCGGTCGCCAACACCGTCGACGGCGTCCAAGCGCTCTTCGACGTGGGCCCCGACGACCGCACGATCGCGCTGTCGGCACTCGACTTCGACCTGTCCGCCTACGACCTGTTCGCCTTCCTCGCCTGCGGCGGCGGCGTCGTGGTCCCCGACCAGGCCCAGCGCAGGGACGCCGCGGCCTGGGCCGGGCTCGTCCGCCACTGGGACGTCACCGTCCTGAGCTGCGTTCCCGCCCTGCTCGACATGCTCATCGTCGCCGGGGCCGAGGACGGCTTGGGCGACACCCTGCGTCTGGTCATGCTCGGCGGCGACTGGGTGACCGTGGACCTGCCGTCGCGCCTGCGCGCACTCGCCCCCGGCTGCCGCTTCGCGGGCCTGGGAGGGATGACCGAGGCCGCCATCCACGCCACCGTGTGCGAGGTGGGCGAGGTCGACCCCGACTGGCGCGCGGTCCCCTACGGGCGGCCCCTGCCCGGTGTCACCTGCCGCGTGGCCGACTCCACCGGACGGCACCGCCCTGACTGGGTGCCCGGCGAACTGTGGGTCGGCGGACGGGGACTGGCCCACGGCTACCGGGGCGACCCGGAGCGCACCGCCGAGAAGTTCGTCGAGTACGACGGCCAGCGCTGGTACCGCACCGGCGACATGGCTCGCTACCTGCCCGACGGGACGATCGAGTTCCTCGGCCGCGCCGACCACCAGGTCAAGATCCGCGGCCACCGCATCGAACTCGGCGAGATCGAGTCGCTGCTCGCCCAGCACCCCCGGGTGGACCGGGCGATCGCCACCGTCGTCGAACACGCCTCGCGCCAGCTGGCCGCGGCCGTGGTCGCGGACGAGGCCACCGAACCGGCCGAACTGCGCGCCTGGCTGGCCGAGCGAGTCCCGGGCTACATGGTGCCCGAGCACCTCGTCGTGCTGGACGCCTTCCCCATCACCTCCAACGGCAAGACCGACCGCAAGGCCCTCAGCCGGGTGCTCCAGGAGCGGGGCGGCGGCGGTGACGCGTTCGAGGAGCCCGTCGGAGCGGTCGAGCACGCCCTGGCCCGCCTGTGGCGCGACCTCCTGGACGCGCCGCGCGTGGGCCGCGACGACGGCTTCTTCGTCCTGGGCGGCGACAGCCTGCTCGCCACCCGCCTGATGCGCCGGCTCGGCGAGGCCGGACTGACGGGAGCCGAGCTCGTCGACCTCTTCCGCCGGCCTGTCCTGAAGGACTTCGCAGCACTCCTGGCCCCCGGCACCGCTGAGACCCGCCCCGAGCTCCACGCCGACACGGAGCGGCGGCATGAGCCCTTCCCCCTCACCGACGTGCAGCGCGCCTTCTGGATCGGCCGCGACGAGCGGCTCCCCCTCGGCGGTGTCGGATCGCACTTCTACCTGGAATTCGACGGGGAGGACGTGGACACCGACCGCCTGGAACGGGCGTGGAACCGCCTCGTGAACCGGCACGAGATGCTGCGCGCGGTCATCGGCCCCGACGGCACCCAGCGCATCCTGCCCGAGGTCCCCGAGTACCGCATCGCCGTCACCGAGGCGGGCGACCGGCCCGAGACGGCCCTGCACCGGGCGCGCCAGTCCCGTTCGCACCACGTCGCCGACACCTCGGCCTGGCCGCTCTTCGACATCCGTGCGGTGCGCTACAAGCTCGGCCGACAGCACCGTACCCGGCTCCTGGTCGGACTGGACAGCATCGTCATGGACGGCCGCAGCATCATGGTCCTGTACTCGGAGTGGGACCGCCTCCACCGCGACCCGGACGCGGAGCTGCCCCCGATCGGCTTGTCCTTCCGCGACTACGTGCTCCAGGCCGAACCCGACCCCGCCCGCCGCGAACGCGCCGAGGCGTACTGGCGCGAACGCGTCGGCGAGTTGCCGCCCGCGCCCGGCCTGCCCCTGGCCAAGGACCCCGCCAGCGTCCACGCACCCGTGTTCACCCGTCTGCCCCACCGTGTCGACACCGACCGCTGGGAGGCGCTCAGGAACCGGGCCCGCGAACACGGGCTCACCCCCAGCGTGGTGCTGCTGGCCTGCTACACGGAGGTGCTGGCGCGCTGGAGCGCTGAGCGCGACCTGACGGTGAACCTCACCCTGTTCGACCGGCGCGACGTGCACCCCGACATCGACCGCGTCGTCGGCGACTTCGCCTCGCTGCTGCTCGTGGGCCACGGCTCCGAGCCGGGGGAGGGCTTCGCCGACACCGCCCGGCGCCTGCAGGAGCGCCAGGCACAGGACCTGTCCCACCGCGAGGCCTCGGGCGTGTGGATCCTGCGCGAACTGGCCCGGCGTTCCGGCGCTGCCTCCGCCGCCATGCCCGTGGTGTTCACCAGCGTCCTGGGCGTCGGCGACGACGAGGTGTCCCTCGACCTGTCGGAGGACTTCCCCGACCAGATCTACGGCCTCACCCAGACGCCCCAGGTCTGGCTGGACAACAAGGTGGCGTCCGCCGGCGGCGGAGCCACCGTCGACTGGGACGCCGTGGACCAGCTCTTCCCCGAGGGGGTGCTCGACGCGATGTTCGACGACTACGTCGCCCTGGTCGAGCGCCTGGCCGACGCCGACACCGACTGGTCGGCGCCCGTGCCCCCGCTGCCGCCCTCCTGGCGCGAGCTGCGCGACGAGGCCCACGAGGCCGCACGCACCGTCCCGGCCTCGCGGCCCGCGGCTCCCGCGGAGCGAACCGGCGACCCCGACGCCCTGACTCCGGTCGAGCACGCCGTCGCCCGGATCTGGGCGGACCTGCTGGGAGTGGAGGGCGTGGGCCGCGACGACGGCTTCTTCGCCCTGGGCGGCGACAGCATCCTCGCGACCCGCCTCATGAGCAGGATGCGGGCCGAGGGACTGGAGGGCGCCGAACTGGCCCGGCTGTTCACCGACCCGACCCTGGGCGGGTTCGCCGCCACCGTCACCCGCGGAGAGGCCGACCACGGCCCCGTCCTGCGCGCCGACCCCGAGCGGCGGCACGAGCCCTTCCCCCTCACCGACGTGCAGGCCGCCTACTGGCTCGGCCGGTCCGAGGACTTCGCGCTCGGCGGGATCGGCGCCCAGCTCTACAACGAGTACGAGTGGGACAGCCTGGACACCGACCGGCTGGAACGAGCGTGGAATCAGCTGATCGCCCGGCATGAGATGCTGCGCGCCGTCGTCTCACCCGACGGCACCCAGCGGATCCTGCCCGAGGTCCCCGAGTACCGCATCTCCGTCACCGACGCCGGGGACGACCTCGACGCCGCCCTGGAGGACGTCCGGGAGCGCATGTGCGGGCACGCCATCGACGCCGCCGCCTGGCCCCTGTTCGACATCCGGGTGGTGCGCGCGTCGGACGGCCGCGCCCGCGTGGCCGTGGCCTTCGACAACCTCGTCACCGACGGGCTGAGCATCCTGGTGCTGTTCTCCGAGTGGCACCGGCTCTACGACGACCCCGATGCCGCACTGCCTCCCATCGGTGTGTCCTTCCGCGACTACGTCCTCAGCGCGGCGCCCACCCCCGAGGCACTGGAGGGGGCCCTGGCCTACTGGCGGGGACGCATGGCGCAACTGCCGCCCGGCCCCCGGCTCCCGCTGCGCACGACACCCGAGAGCGTGGGCCGCCCCCGGTTCACCCGCCGTGAGGCGCGCCTGGACTCCCTCACCTGGAAGGCGGTCCGGGAGAAGGCCCGCGAACACGGGCTCACCCCCAGCGTGGTGCTGCTGGCCTGCTACACGGAGGTGTTGGGACGGTGGAGCGCCGAGCGCGACCTGACGGTGAACCTCACCCTGTTCGACCGGCGCGACGTGCACCCCGACATCGACCGCGTCGTCGGCGACTTCACCTCGCTGCTCCTGGTCGCCGACCGCCCCGAGCAGGGCGAGAGCCGACTCGGCCGCGCCCGCAGGCTCCAGGAACAGGTCTGGCGCGACCTCGATCACCAGGACGTCTCCGCGGTACGGGTCCTGCGTGAACTCGCCAAGGAGAAGGCCGGTCCGGCCGAGCCCGTCCCGGTCGTGTTCACCAGCATGCTCGGTGTGGACGACGACCTGGCGCGCTCCGTGCGCTGGCCCGATCTGACCCGGTCGCAGACCCCGCAGGTGTGGCTCGACCACCAGGTGATCGAGCTGCCCGACGGGCTGCTGCTGAGCTGGGACTCGGTGGACGAGCTGTTCCCGGAAGGGACGGTCGAGGCCATGCTGGAGGCCTACCACCGCCTTCTGACGGAGCTGGCCGACGCCGACTGGGACGCGCCAGCCCCCGAAGGGCTCCCCGAACCCCAGCGGGCCGTCCGCGCGCGGGTCAACGACACAGCCGGACCCGACCCGCGCACCGTGCACTCCGGCCTGCTGCACGGCGGCTTCTTCGACCAGGCCGAACGCGACCCCGACCGTCCCGCCCTGCTGTGGGGTGAGGACGGGGCGATGTCCTACGGGGAGTTGGCGCGCTGGACCCTGCGGATCGCGGCCCTGCTCGCCGACCACGGGGTGCGCCCGGGTGACCCGGTCGCGGTGAGCCTGCCCAAGGGCCCGTCCCAGGTCGCCGCACTGCTCGGCGTCCTCGCCGCGGGAGGGGCCTACGTGCCCGTCGCCGTGGACCAGCCGCCCGTGCGCAGGAAGCGCATCCTGGCCACCGCAGGCGCCGCCGTCCTACTGCACGACGGCACCGCGGGACCGGGCGGCGGGGACGGAGACGGCCTCACCCGCGTCGACGTCGCCGCCGCGGACCAGTACCGGTGCCTGGACGCACCCGTGCCGACGCTGCCGGACGCCCTGGCCTACGTCATCTTCACCTCCGGCTCCACCGGTGAGCCCAAGGGTGTGGAGATCACCCACGAGAGCGCCGTCAACACCCTCGACGACGTCCTCTCCCGCTACGGCGTGACCGGCCGGGACCGTGTGCTCGCGGTGTCGGCCGCCGACTTCGACCTGTCCGTCTTCGACGTGTTCGGCCTGCTCGCGGCGGGCGGCGGCGTCGCCCTGATCGAAGAGGAGGACCGCCGTGACCCGCAGCGATGGCTGGAGCTGGCGCACCGCCACGGCGTGACGGTCTGGAACTCGGTCCCCGCCGTGCTCGACATGCTCCTGACCGCCGCCGAGAGCGACCCCGGCTTGCCGAAGGCACTGCGGCTCGCCCTCGTCTCCGGCGACTGGGTCGGCGTGGACCTACCCGGACGCCTGGCCGAGGCCTCCTCCGGACACTGCCGCCTCATCGCCCTGGGTGGCGCCACGGAGGCCTCCATCTGGTCCAACGCCTTCGACACCGCTGACCTCGCCCCGGAGTGGACCTCCGTCCCCTACGGACACCCGCTGCGCAACCAGCGTTTCCGTGTCACCGACGGCCAGGGCCGTGACCGTCCCGACTGGGTGGCCGGTGAGTTGTGGATCGGCGGTACCGGTGTGGCCCGCGGTTACCGCGGCGACCCGGAGCTGACCGCGGCCAGGTTCGTCGAACGCGACGGCCTGCGCTGGTACCGGACCGGAGACCTGGGCCGGTACTGGCCGGACGGGACCCTGGAGTTCCTCGGACGCCAGGACGGCCAGGTCAAGATCCGCGGCCACCGCGTGGAGCTCGGCGAGATCGAGGCCGCCGCGGCCGCGCACCCGGCCGTGGCCAGGGCGGTGTGCGTCGCGGTCGGCGACCGCGACTCCAAGCGCCTGGTCGCGTTCGTCCAGCCGGACGGACCCGCGGGCGCGACGGTGCTGGCCGAACTGCCCGGCTTCCTCGCCGACAGGCTCCCGGCCCACGCCGTTCCCGACATCGTGCCCGTGGCCGACCTCCCATTGACCGACAACGGCAAGGTCGACCGGGCCCAGCTCGTCGAACGCGCCGGACCAGGGCGGCCGCCACGGGCGGCCGAACCGCCCCGGACCGAGACCGAACACGCGCTCGCCGACGTGTGGGGCCTGGTCCTGGGCCGCGCACCGGCCGGCCGCACCGACAACTTCTTCACCCTCGGCGGGGACTCGCTGGCGGCCACCCGCCTGATCCAGCAGGCCGACCGCGCCTTCGGAACCACGCTCCGGCTGCGCGCGTTCTTCGCCGACCCCACGGTCGCCGCCATGGCCGAGGAGATCGACCACCAACGGAACTCGGCCGACGACGCCGAGGAGGGGGCACTGTGA